The Neoarius graeffei isolate fNeoGra1 chromosome 12, fNeoGra1.pri, whole genome shotgun sequence genome window below encodes:
- the si:dkey-183i3.9 gene encoding uncharacterized protein C11orf87 homolog, producing MVEMSFRSTESWRCVNGTCAEKVDPFPPPLSSTFALILLGVAIVGVVALSLTTHHCHKGKMKRRKIQRAQEEYERDQLSPVPAARKADHCVIARPAAGRTESPPGRQDPAALSAHPGAVEAGALEDVAVSR from the coding sequence ATGGTGGAGATGAGTTTCAGGAGCACGGAGAGTTGGCGCTGCGTTAACGGCACTTGCGCGGAGAAAGTTGATCCCTTCCCGCCGCCGCTCTCTTCCACCTTCGCGCTCATCCTCcttggcgtcgcgatcgtcggcgtcGTGGCGCTGTCTCTCACCACGCACCACTGCCACAAAGGCAAAATGAAGAGGCGGAAGATCCAGAGAGCTCAGGAGGAATATGAGAGGGATCAGCTCAGCCCTGTTCCGGCCGCAAGAAAAGCTGATCACTGCGTGATCGCGCGTCCTGCCGCCGGACGCACTGAATCACCGCCTGGCCGTCAGGACCCCGCCGCTTTATCCGCGCACCCCGGAGCCGTGGAGGCCGGAGCCCTCGAGGATGTAGCTGTATCACGATAA